In the genome of Ureibacillus sp. FSL W7-1570, the window GAAATTATCCATTTATCAGAAGGCTTGCCGAAAAAATTTGAATTAAAGGATCACTTGATCTATAAAATCGCCAATGAAACAGCCAAAAGATTCAATAAAGAGATGCCAGGCTGCCGAATTGAAATGACAAGCGAATTGCCTTTTGCCAGAGGAATCGGCAGCAGTGCGGCAGCGATTGTTGCAGGCATTGAGATCGCCAATCTCCTTTGTGACCTTCATTTGACTGTTCAGGATAAATTAAATTTATCTTCACAGATTGAAGGCCACCCGGATAATGCGTCGGCATCTGTTTTAGGGGGATTGACCATCTCCACAATGGATGAGGATGGGAATGTGGATACAATTCACATCCATGATCTTGATGCATCCTTTGTGCTATTTATCCCTGATGTGAAATTAAAAACTTCCGAGGCAAGGGACGTATTGCCGAAAACATTCCAGCGGCAATATGCCGTTCAGGCGAGCGCCGGGGCGAATATGCTTGCAGCTGCATTGGTTTTGAAAGATTATGAACGTGTCGGAAAATATATGGAATCGGATTTATTCCATGAACCATTCCGGGCAGATTTAATTCCTCACTATCATGAAATCCGCAAAGAAGCGAAAAAAGCCGGGGCCTTTGGCACTGCATTGAGCGGCGCCGGGCCAACCATGATTTCGATTATACCGCGCTCCATTGGCGAACAGTTCGTTGCAAAAATGGAGGAACTGTTCCCGACGCATAAAATCGTACTTACAAAACCGGACCAACGCGGCGTTCATGTAGAAGAAATCTCAAGCGTATCCAATGCAAAATAATAAAGGAGTTGTTCGGGGGCCAAAGCTTTCGAACAACTCCTTTCCCTTTTAAGCTAATAAAATCAAACTTACGGCCATGACAGCCATCCCCGCAATCAGCCCATAGATGGACGAATGGGTCTCATCGTATTTCTTCGCGGCAGGAAGCAGTTCATCAAGGGAAATAAACACCATAATCCCCGCAACCGCTGAAAAAATAACCCCAAACATCACATCATTCAAAAATGGCAGCAAAATTAAATAGGCGACCAATGCCCCGACAGGTTCCGCCAATCCGGAAAAGAAGGACAATTTAAAAGCTTTTTTTCTCTTCCCTGTTGCATAAAATATCGGGATTGCCACGGCGATTCCTTCAGGGATGTTGTGAATGGCAATGGCAATGGCGATGGCAATGCCGACGCTCGGATCATGAATCGCTGACATAAAAGTCGCAATTCCTTCAGGGAAATTATGAATGCCAATCGCAAGTGCCGTAAAAATACCAACCTTCATTAACTTTGCTTCTTCGGACTCTTTATGCGTCTGTTCCGCCCGATGTACATCCTCCACCGTTTTGACTTCGTGGGGATTTGTTTTGGTCGGAATGAAATTATCAATCAGCGCGATGAACAGCATTCCTCCAAAAAAGCCGATCACCGTCATCCAGTAACCTTTTGTATCTCCCAATGCAACCGTTAAGGCATCTTTTGCTTTAAAGAAAATTTCAATCAATGAAACATAGATCATAACTCCTGCTGAAAATCCTAATGCGGCTGATAAAAACTTTTTATTTGTCCGCTCAGTAAAAAATGCAATGAGCGCACCGAGGCCTGTCGCCAATCCCGCCAATAACGTCAAGCCAAACGCTAAAACGATGTCGTTCATATGAACATCCTTTCATCCTGTATCCTTTGTTTATTATACACATGATTTTTTCCTTAGTGCAACTTTTTTTGATGAAACTATATTTTGTGCACCTGGAAAACTTGTGATAAAAAAAGAAACGCTTGATCAGCGTTTCATACCCGTATGCCCCTTTTCCTTATGTTTATACCAATATATGCAAATGCATAGCCAAGTAATACCTAAACACCATCCGGCAATCACATCCGTTGCAAAATGCCGGCTTTCCGCCACTCTTGATAACCCAACGAAAAAGGCAATAAAAATTGCACCAATCCAGTACCACCATTTCTTTTTTTCATCATGTGTGCGCTCTGACAATAAATAAGCGATTGTCAACAAATAAAGGATTCCCAACATCGCATGACCCGATGGAAAGCTG includes:
- the thrB gene encoding homoserine kinase codes for the protein MSKKWKITVPGSTANLGPGFDSIGLSLSLYLELTVSPQDEWEIIHLSEGLPKKFELKDHLIYKIANETAKRFNKEMPGCRIEMTSELPFARGIGSSAAAIVAGIEIANLLCDLHLTVQDKLNLSSQIEGHPDNASASVLGGLTISTMDEDGNVDTIHIHDLDASFVLFIPDVKLKTSEARDVLPKTFQRQYAVQASAGANMLAAALVLKDYERVGKYMESDLFHEPFRADLIPHYHEIRKEAKKAGAFGTALSGAGPTMISIIPRSIGEQFVAKMEELFPTHKIVLTKPDQRGVHVEEISSVSNAK
- the zupT gene encoding zinc transporter ZupT, which gives rise to MNDIVLAFGLTLLAGLATGLGALIAFFTERTNKKFLSAALGFSAGVMIYVSLIEIFFKAKDALTVALGDTKGYWMTVIGFFGGMLFIALIDNFIPTKTNPHEVKTVEDVHRAEQTHKESEEAKLMKVGIFTALAIGIHNFPEGIATFMSAIHDPSVGIAIAIAIAIHNIPEGIAVAIPIFYATGKRKKAFKLSFFSGLAEPVGALVAYLILLPFLNDVMFGVIFSAVAGIMVFISLDELLPAAKKYDETHSSIYGLIAGMAVMAVSLILLA